One Companilactobacillus farciminis KCTC 3681 = DSM 20184 genomic window, TATTTTTCTTGATCATCAGTACCGTTTTGAATATTTTATTAGAATTAGTCTTCATTTTGTACTTGCACATGGGAGTAGCCGGTGCTGGATTAGCCACCGTTGTTGCGCAAACGATTACATTTATAATTCTTTATTTCTATATTCGTCATCACATTCCGTATTTGATTTTGACGCGAAAAGATTTCAAAATTGATAAAGCAGAAATCAAAGAATTACTTCACATCAGTTTGCCCATGGGATTTCAATCTTCCATCATTGCTATCGGTTCCATTATTTTACAAGTAATGCTGAATACTCTCGGTGCTAATGCCGTGGCTGCTTATACTGTGGCTGGACGTGTTGAACAAATTGCTACTTTGCCAGCCTTTAGTTTTGGCTTAGCTTTAGTCAACTACACAGCTCAAAATCTTGGTGCCAAGAAATTTCAAAGAATCTTACGTGGCGTTCGTGACGGAATCATTATTTCTGTTTCTTCCAGTCTAGTGATTGGTGGACTTCTAATCGTTTTTGGCCGTGCCATTTCACATCTATTCATGAATGGTGCTCAAGATGCCGTTTTAAATTTGGTTCAAATTTACTATTATTTCAACGGTTCAACTTACTTTATCTTATCGATATTATTTATCGTTAGATACACCTTGCAAGGATTGGGCAATCAAAAAGCACCTACCATTGCCGGAATTGCCGAACTCTTAATGCGGGTTTTTGCTGGTGTTGTTTTGGTTCACTTCTTCGGATTCTACGGAGCTGCCATGGCCAACCCATTAGCTTGGAGCGGATCAGTTCTAGTTTTAGTAAGTACTTGGAATTTCCAAATCAAAAAGCTTAAAAATATGAATAATCTTCTTGGTGAAGAATAAAAATAAGAAAACAGCCCCATATAGAGACTGTTTTCTTATTTATTTTCATTTAAATATTGAGCAGATACATTCAAAGCATCTTCGACTGCGGGAATCTTACCAACGTAATTCAAAAAGGCATGTCCTAAACCACCATAACGAACATATTTTGCCTCACAACCGGCCAAACCGATTTTTTGAACAAAGGCTTCATCTTGTAATCTAAACGGATCGAACTCACCAGTTAAAACGAGAACTCTTTTAAAAGTTAATGGTTGAGCATATAAAGGTGAAATAATCGGTGCTTCTAGGTCAATCTTTTGTCCATTCAAGTAGTATTTCGTCATAATGGAATCTAATTGCTTAAATTGCGTATAATTATTATGCAAAACACGTCTTTGGTCTTCTTTGATGGGAATTTCATGATCATCCCACAAACAACCTTGATGATTAGAGCCATGTACAACTGTAGGATAAAATAGAACGTGTTTATCTATCTCGCAAAGTCCCAAATTATGACACAATTGACTGACGCCTAAAGCGATTGCAGCACCAGCCGAATCCCCCGACAG contains:
- a CDS encoding MATE family efflux transporter — its product is MIDLTRGRPMKVIFLYTIPLLLGNFFQQFYSFIDTLIVGKTISVNALASVGATGGLTGLIIGFAQGMTSGLTILTAQKHGAHDEQGVRQSFASGIIISFWITIIFTLLALALAYPLLVVMQTPKVLIRDSFIFLEIIFAGIFSFVGFDFLGNTMRALGDSRVPLFFLIISTVLNILLELVFILYLHMGVAGAGLATVVAQTITFIILYFYIRHHIPYLILTRKDFKIDKAEIKELLHISLPMGFQSSIIAIGSIILQVMLNTLGANAVAAYTVAGRVEQIATLPAFSFGLALVNYTAQNLGAKKFQRILRGVRDGIIISVSSSLVIGGLLIVFGRAISHLFMNGAQDAVLNLVQIYYYFNGSTYFILSILFIVRYTLQGLGNQKAPTIAGIAELLMRVFAGVVLVHFFGFYGAAMANPLAWSGSVLVLVSTWNFQIKKLKNMNNLLGEE